In Palleronia sp. LCG004, a single window of DNA contains:
- a CDS encoding ABC-F family ATP-binding cassette domain-containing protein, with amino-acid sequence MLRIDNITYAVEGRTLFEGASATIPEGHKVGVVGRNGTGKTTLFRLIRGELVLEGGSIGLPPRARIGGVRQEVPSSDVSLLDTVLAADTERASLLSEAETATDPARIAEVQTRLVDIDAWSGEARATQLLRGLGFTQAEIAMPCSAFSGGWRMRVALAGVLFSQPDVLLLDEPTNYLDLEGALWLENYLTRYPHTVIIISHDRGLLNRSVNAILNLEAKKLTLYTGNYDTFARTKAAQRAAAESQAKKTDARRAHLQKFVDRFRAQATKAKQAQSRIKMIEKLETIQTPQEAALRAFSFPEPEELSPPIVNLESASVGYGERVVLGKMTLRIDQDDRIALLGRNGEGKSTLSKLLAGKLEPMGGNITAASKLRVGYFAQHQVDELHIDETPIDHIRRLRPEEAPARHRARLAGFGLGADQAETLVGKLSGGQKARLSLLLATIDAPHMLILDEPTNHLDMESREALVDALTAYSGAVILVSHDMHLLSLVADRLWLVKDGRVTPFEDDLDAYRRLLLQPDEPKKKDAPKPTPKRASRDDILALRSEVRKGEARVEKLSEMRDKLAKKLADPALYDDGRSGELETWNRKYAEVMDGLDRAEALWMAALEKLERAQA; translated from the coding sequence ATGCTGCGAATTGACAACATCACCTACGCCGTCGAGGGCCGTACGCTCTTCGAGGGCGCATCCGCGACGATCCCCGAAGGCCACAAGGTCGGCGTGGTGGGGCGCAACGGAACCGGCAAGACGACGCTCTTCCGGCTCATCCGCGGCGAGCTCGTGCTCGAAGGGGGAAGCATCGGCCTGCCCCCGCGCGCGCGGATCGGCGGCGTGCGCCAGGAGGTGCCCTCGTCGGACGTTTCGCTCCTCGACACGGTCCTCGCGGCAGATACCGAACGCGCGAGCCTTCTTTCCGAGGCCGAGACGGCGACCGATCCCGCCCGCATCGCAGAGGTGCAGACACGGCTCGTCGATATCGACGCCTGGTCGGGAGAGGCCCGCGCCACGCAACTGCTGCGGGGGCTGGGCTTCACCCAGGCCGAGATCGCCATGCCCTGCAGCGCCTTCTCGGGCGGCTGGCGGATGCGCGTGGCGCTGGCGGGGGTCCTCTTCTCCCAGCCCGACGTGCTACTGCTCGACGAGCCGACGAACTATCTCGATCTCGAAGGCGCGCTCTGGCTGGAGAATTACCTGACGCGCTATCCGCACACGGTCATCATCATCAGCCACGATCGCGGCCTGCTGAACCGGTCCGTGAACGCGATCCTGAACCTCGAGGCGAAGAAGCTCACGCTCTATACCGGCAATTACGACACCTTCGCGCGCACCAAGGCCGCGCAACGGGCCGCTGCCGAGAGCCAGGCCAAGAAGACGGATGCCCGACGCGCCCATCTTCAGAAGTTCGTCGATCGCTTCCGCGCGCAGGCCACCAAGGCCAAGCAGGCGCAATCGCGGATCAAGATGATCGAAAAGCTCGAAACGATCCAGACGCCGCAGGAGGCCGCCCTGCGCGCCTTCTCCTTCCCGGAACCCGAAGAACTGTCGCCGCCCATCGTCAACCTCGAATCGGCGAGCGTGGGCTACGGCGAGCGCGTGGTGCTGGGCAAGATGACGCTCAGGATCGACCAGGATGACCGCATCGCGCTTCTCGGGCGCAACGGCGAGGGCAAATCGACCCTGTCGAAGCTGCTCGCCGGCAAGCTCGAACCGATGGGCGGCAATATCACCGCCGCCTCGAAACTGCGCGTGGGCTATTTCGCTCAGCATCAGGTCGACGAACTGCATATCGACGAGACGCCGATCGATCATATCCGCCGTCTCCGCCCCGAAGAGGCCCCGGCGCGGCATCGCGCGCGGCTCGCGGGCTTCGGACTGGGGGCCGATCAGGCCGAAACACTGGTCGGCAAGCTGTCCGGCGGGCAGAAGGCGCGGCTGTCGCTGCTGCTGGCGACGATCGACGCGCCGCACATGCTGATCCTCGACGAGCCGACGAACCACCTCGATATGGAAAGCCGCGAGGCGCTGGTCGATGCGCTGACCGCCTATTCGGGCGCGGTCATCCTCGTCAGCCACGACATGCATCTGCTCAGCCTCGTGGCCGACCGGCTCTGGCTGGTGAAGGACGGGCGCGTCACGCCGTTCGAGGACGATCTCGACGCGTATCGCCGGCTACTGCTGCAACCCGACGAGCCGAAGAAGAAGGATGCACCGAAGCCCACCCCGAAACGGGCGAGCCGCGACGACATCCTCGCGCTGCGCTCCGAGGTTAGAAAGGGCGAGGCGCGCGTCGAAAAGCTCAGCGAGATGCGCGACAAGCTCGCGAAGAAGCTGGCCGATCCCGCCCTCTACGACGACGGACGCTCGGGCGAGCTCGAGACCTGGAACCGCAAATACGCCGAGGTGATGGACGGTCTCGACCGGGCCGAGGCATTGTGGATGGCCGCGCTCGAAAAGCTCGAGCGCGCCCAGGCGTGA
- a CDS encoding MarC family protein: MTPDFYVTAFVTLFVIIDPIGTTPIYMALTQGMARRRRRAIAMRACILGMAILLLFGLLGEQLLGFVGISMPAFRIAGGILLFLTALEMLFGRRTQRRHDQADLDDTSPEDDPSVFPLAIPLLAGPGGIASIILLTDQTGGDIWAQVGIFGVMIVIFAIVFALFLAAGLIEKALGDTGILVVTRLLGMLLAALSVQFVLEGLANFGLG; encoded by the coding sequence ATGACGCCGGATTTCTACGTCACCGCCTTCGTCACGCTCTTCGTGATCATCGATCCGATCGGCACGACGCCGATCTACATGGCGCTGACGCAGGGCATGGCGCGGCGGCGCAGGCGGGCGATCGCGATGCGCGCCTGCATCCTCGGCATGGCGATCCTGCTCCTTTTCGGCCTTCTGGGCGAACAATTGCTGGGCTTCGTGGGCATCTCGATGCCGGCCTTCCGCATCGCCGGCGGGATCCTGCTGTTCCTGACCGCGCTCGAAATGCTCTTCGGACGGCGCACGCAGAGACGTCACGATCAGGCCGATCTCGACGATACCTCGCCCGAGGACGACCCCTCGGTCTTCCCCCTCGCCATCCCGCTGCTGGCGGGGCCCGGCGGCATCGCCTCGATCATCCTGCTGACCGACCAGACTGGCGGCGACATCTGGGCGCAGGTCGGGATCTTCGGCGTGATGATCGTCATCTTCGCGATCGTCTTTGCGCTGTTCCTGGCCGCGGGCCTCATCGAAAAGGCGCTGGGCGATACCGGGATCCTGGTGGTCACGCGACTTCTCGGCATGCTGCTCGCCGCGCTCTCGGTCCAGTTCGTTCTCGAGGGGCTCGCCAATTTCGGTCTCGGCTGA
- a CDS encoding TIGR02281 family clan AA aspartic protease: MDGNSFASLLYLVLLGCFIGSYFVVSRRNLGKTIQQAAIWALIFFGAAAAAALWSDLGHRIVPSQNVAIDGSVEVPLGSDGHYHMTLEIDGTPIPFIVDTGASDLVLSRRDAERVGIDPDGLAYLGQAQTANGMVPMARVVLDEVSLGGVTEQNVGASVNGGEMDGSLLGMSYLSRFGRIEIEGGRLTLRR, from the coding sequence ATGGACGGGAACTCCTTCGCATCGCTGCTCTACCTCGTGCTGCTCGGCTGCTTCATCGGCAGTTATTTCGTCGTCTCTCGCCGGAATCTCGGCAAGACCATCCAGCAGGCGGCGATCTGGGCGCTGATCTTCTTCGGCGCGGCCGCGGCAGCTGCGCTCTGGTCCGACCTCGGCCACCGCATCGTGCCCAGCCAGAACGTCGCGATCGACGGCAGCGTCGAGGTGCCGCTCGGCTCCGACGGGCATTACCACATGACGCTCGAGATCGACGGCACACCGATCCCCTTCATCGTCGATACCGGCGCGAGCGATCTCGTGCTCAGCCGCCGCGACGCCGAACGGGTGGGCATCGACCCCGATGGTCTCGCCTATCTTGGGCAGGCCCAGACGGCGAACGGGATGGTCCCGATGGCGCGGGTCGTCCTCGACGAGGTGAGCCTCGGCGGCGTGACCGAGCAGAATGTCGGTGCGTCGGTCAATGGCGGCGAGATGGACGGTTCTCTGCTGGGGATGAGTTATCTCAGCCGCTTCGGCCGGATCGAGATCGAGGGCGGCAGGCTGACGCTCCGCCGCTGA